From Syngnathus scovelli strain Florida chromosome 14, RoL_Ssco_1.2, whole genome shotgun sequence, one genomic window encodes:
- the LOC125980779 gene encoding janus kinase and microtubule-interacting protein 3-like, translating into MFCKQKGYLDEELDFRKRSMDQAHKRILELEAMLYEALPQRDCPATDGEKASHAGVNDVLTADQREELRSAVDQWKRALMCELRERDACILQDRMDLLHSAQQRNKELKEFIEAQKRQIKQLEEKFLFLFLFFSLAFILWP; encoded by the exons atgttctgtaagcagaagggctacctggatgaagagttggacttcaggaagcgttccatggaccaggctcataag aggatcctggagctggaggccatgttgtacgaggcgctaccgcagcgggactgccccgccacggacggcgaaaaagccagccacgctggcgtgaatgacgtgctgacggcggatcagagagaagagcttaggagcgccgtggaccaatggaagcgagccctgatgtgcgagttgagggagcgcgacgcttgcatcctccaagatagaatggatctgctgcacagcgcgcaacag aggaacaaagagctgaaagaattcatcgaagctcagaagagacaaatcaaacaattggaggagaagtttctgtttctctttctattcttctccttggccttcattctgtggccctaa